A window of the Planctomycetota bacterium genome harbors these coding sequences:
- a CDS encoding serine/threonine protein kinase encodes MPRFTSSPPAVAVALVGLLATASAPASDWPQWRGPDGQGHGGAAVLPVRWSETENVAWKTVVPGRGWSSPVVAGGRVWLTAAVEREPTAEQRQRHLAGRAPGEPLAIAGTVTLHALCVDAATGRMLHDVELFTVADPQPIHALNSFASPSPVIAGGRLFCHFGDFGTAAVDTATAHVAWRSREVRLDHENGPGSTPVVWRDRLVVHCDGKDRQEVVAFDTATGAIAWRTPRSGAMRDDPQLRKAYGTPLVVDLGGRDIVVSPGADWLYGYDPATGREDWKLAYGVLGFSTVPRPVAAHGLLYVITGYMQPELLAIRPGAPVPEIAWRVRKGVPTIPSPLVVGDELFMVADKGIATGLDAKTGEILWSERLGGNFCASPLVAGGRIYACNREGESFVLATGRAFRLEAKNVLDGRIFATPAVADGALFIRTDTALYRIGPPPATAAAP; translated from the coding sequence ATGCCACGTTTCACAAGCTCTCCCCCCGCGGTCGCCGTCGCGCTGGTGGGCCTGCTCGCGACCGCGTCCGCTCCGGCCTCCGACTGGCCGCAGTGGCGCGGCCCCGACGGCCAGGGGCACGGCGGTGCCGCGGTGCTACCGGTGCGGTGGAGCGAGACGGAGAACGTCGCCTGGAAGACCGTCGTGCCGGGGCGCGGATGGTCGTCGCCGGTCGTCGCCGGCGGTCGGGTTTGGCTCACCGCCGCGGTCGAACGGGAGCCGACCGCGGAGCAGCGCCAGCGCCACCTCGCGGGGCGGGCCCCCGGCGAACCCCTGGCCATCGCCGGCACCGTCACCCTCCACGCGCTGTGCGTCGACGCGGCGACGGGGCGGATGCTCCACGACGTCGAGCTGTTCACCGTCGCCGACCCGCAGCCGATCCACGCGCTCAATTCCTTCGCCTCGCCGTCGCCGGTCATCGCCGGCGGGCGGTTGTTCTGCCACTTCGGCGACTTCGGCACCGCCGCCGTCGACACGGCGACGGCGCACGTCGCGTGGCGCTCGCGCGAGGTGCGCCTCGACCATGAGAACGGCCCTGGCAGCACGCCGGTGGTGTGGCGCGACAGGCTCGTCGTCCACTGCGACGGCAAGGACCGGCAGGAGGTCGTCGCCTTCGACACCGCCACCGGCGCGATCGCCTGGCGGACGCCGCGGTCGGGCGCGATGCGCGATGATCCGCAGCTCCGCAAAGCCTACGGCACGCCGCTGGTCGTGGACCTCGGCGGCCGCGACATCGTCGTCTCGCCCGGCGCCGACTGGTTGTATGGCTACGATCCGGCGACGGGGCGCGAGGACTGGAAGCTGGCCTACGGCGTCCTCGGGTTCTCGACGGTGCCGAGGCCGGTCGCCGCTCACGGCCTGCTGTACGTGATCACCGGCTACATGCAGCCGGAGCTGCTCGCCATCCGGCCCGGCGCCCCGGTGCCCGAGATCGCGTGGCGCGTCAGGAAAGGAGTGCCGACGATTCCCTCGCCGCTGGTCGTCGGTGACGAACTGTTCATGGTCGCAGACAAGGGGATCGCCACCGGCCTCGACGCGAAGACGGGGGAGATCCTGTGGAGCGAACGGCTCGGGGGCAACTTCTGCGCCTCGCCGCTGGTCGCCGGCGGGCGGATCTACGCCTGCAACCGCGAGGGGGAATCGTTCGTCCTCGCCACGGGGCGCGCATTCCGGCTCGAGGCGAAAAACGTCCTCGACGGCCGGATCTTCGCGACGCCGGCGGTCGCCGACGGTGCGCTGTTCATCCGCACCGACACGGCGCTGTACCGGATCGGCCCACCGCCGGCCACTGCCGCGGCCCCCTGA
- a CDS encoding site-specific integrase — MRWLLDKFAPASASVDLRRARQFLKAAVGSRLIPANPFADIACGTQENDSRIVYVPAETIERVIAACPDDDWALVFALPRYAGLRFPSEVANVKWDDVDWENARFTVHEPKVEHHAGRGTRVVRIFAELRPHIEQAYRNRKEGAVYVVPRVRSTTNVATHAKRIVVTKANVEVWPKLFVNLRGSCSDDLERRGIPEKVINAWIGNSARMRRRHYHAVRPADWEAATGIPAPNPAPSTPVSGVQEPSHWHESR; from the coding sequence ATGCGGTGGCTCCTCGACAAGTTCGCACCAGCCTCGGCCTCCGTCGATTTGCGGCGGGCGCGGCAGTTCCTCAAGGCCGCCGTCGGGTCGCGGTTGATTCCCGCCAATCCGTTCGCCGACATCGCCTGCGGCACGCAGGAGAACGACTCGAGGATCGTCTACGTGCCGGCGGAGACGATAGAGAGGGTCATCGCCGCGTGCCCCGACGATGATTGGGCTCTGGTCTTCGCGCTGCCGCGATACGCCGGCCTCCGTTTCCCCAGCGAGGTGGCGAATGTCAAGTGGGACGACGTCGACTGGGAGAACGCCCGGTTCACTGTTCACGAGCCGAAGGTGGAGCACCACGCCGGCCGCGGCACCCGCGTCGTGCGGATCTTCGCCGAACTCAGGCCGCACATCGAGCAGGCCTACCGCAATCGGAAAGAGGGGGCCGTGTACGTCGTCCCGCGCGTCCGCAGCACGACGAACGTCGCCACGCACGCCAAACGGATCGTGGTGACCAAGGCCAACGTCGAAGTCTGGCCGAAGCTGTTCGTGAACCTACGGGGTAGCTGCTCCGACGACCTCGAGCGGCGCGGGATCCCCGAGAAGGTGATCAACGCGTGGATCGGCAACTCGGCCCGGATGCGGCGCCGGCACTACCATGCGGTGCGACCGGCGGACTGGGAGGCGGCGACCGGAATTCCGGCACCAAATCCGGCACCATCAACGCCCGTCAGCGGGGTTCAGGAACCGTCACACTGGCACGAATCCCGCTAA